The Bacteroides acidifaciens genome includes a region encoding these proteins:
- a CDS encoding citrate/2-methylcitrate synthase, translating to MKKEYLIYKLSEDMKEATRIDNELFPKFDVKRGLRNEDGTGVLVGLTRIGNVVGYERVPGGGLKPIPGKLFYRGYDVEDISHAIIKEKRFGFEEVAYLLLSGRLPDKEELLSFRELINDNMPLEQKTKMNIIELEGNNIMNILSRSVLEMYRFDANADDTSRDNLMRQSIELISKFPTIIAYAYNMLRHATFGRSLHIRHPQEKLSIAENFLYMLKKDYTELDARTLDLLLILQAEHGGGNNSTFTVRVTSSTGTDTYSAIAAGIGSLKGPLHGGANIQVADMFHHLKENIKDWTSVDEIDTYFTRMLNKEVYNKTGLIYGIGHAVYTISDPRALLLKELARDLAREKGRENEFAFLELLEERAIATFGRVKNNGKTVSSNIDFYSGFVYEMIGLPQEIFTPLFAMARIVGWCAHRNEELTFDGKRIIRPAYKNVLDDLAYIPIKKR from the coding sequence ATGAAAAAAGAGTATTTGATTTACAAGCTTTCCGAGGATATGAAAGAAGCTACCCGGATTGATAATGAATTGTTCCCGAAATTTGATGTGAAGCGCGGGTTGCGTAATGAAGACGGCACGGGTGTATTGGTAGGTTTAACTAGAATCGGTAATGTAGTAGGGTATGAACGTGTGCCGGGCGGTGGGTTGAAACCCATACCGGGGAAACTGTTCTATCGCGGTTATGATGTAGAAGATATTTCTCACGCTATAATCAAAGAGAAACGCTTCGGCTTCGAAGAAGTGGCTTACCTATTGCTTTCCGGACGTCTGCCGGATAAAGAAGAATTGCTTTCTTTCCGTGAGTTGATTAACGACAACATGCCGTTGGAACAGAAAACGAAAATGAACATCATCGAGTTGGAAGGAAACAACATCATGAATATTCTTTCACGCAGCGTACTCGAAATGTATCGTTTTGACGCGAATGCGGATGATACTTCCCGGGATAACCTGATGCGTCAGAGTATTGAACTGATTTCAAAGTTCCCTACTATCATCGCTTATGCTTATAATATGCTTCGTCATGCTACTTTCGGACGTTCTCTGCATATCCGCCATCCGCAGGAAAAGCTGTCTATTGCCGAAAACTTCCTGTATATGCTGAAAAAAGACTATACCGAACTGGATGCACGCACCCTCGATTTGTTATTGATTCTTCAGGCAGAGCACGGTGGTGGTAATAACTCCACTTTCACCGTTCGTGTTACTTCTTCTACCGGAACAGATACTTATTCGGCCATTGCCGCAGGTATCGGTTCGCTGAAAGGCCCGCTTCACGGAGGTGCCAATATTCAGGTTGCCGACATGTTCCACCATCTGAAAGAAAATATCAAAGACTGGACAAGTGTAGATGAAATAGACACTTACTTCACCCGAATGTTGAACAAAGAAGTGTATAACAAGACCGGACTGATTTATGGTATCGGACATGCCGTTTATACCATCTCCGACCCTCGTGCTCTTCTATTGAAAGAACTGGCTCGCGACCTTGCCCGTGAAAAAGGCAGAGAAAACGAATTTGCTTTCCTCGAACTGCTGGAAGAACGTGCCATCGCTACTTTCGGACGGGTTAAAAACAATGGAAAGACTGTCTCCAGTAACATCGACTTCTACTCGGGCTTCGTGTATGAAATGATCGGTTTGCCGCAGGAAATCTTCACTCCGCTATTTGCCATGGCACGTATCGTAGGCTGGTGTGCACACCGCAATGAAGAATTGACCTTCGATGGTAAACGGATTATCCGCCCGGCTTATAAGAATGTACTTGATGATTTGGCTTATATCCCAATTAAGAAACGCTGA
- the ilvN gene encoding acetolactate synthase small subunit: MSDKTLYTIIVHSENIAGLLNQVTAVFTRRQINIESLNVSASSIKGVHKYTITAWTDKDTIEKVVKQIEKKIDVIQAHYFTEDEIYFHEIALYKVSTPEFQETPEASKVIRRYNARVVEVNPVFSIVEKNGMSEEITSLYGELKSLNCVLQFVRSGRVAITTSCFERVNEFLDGREAGYNQSKKQQE, translated from the coding sequence ATGAGTGATAAGACATTATATACCATCATCGTTCATTCGGAGAATATCGCCGGATTGCTGAACCAGGTAACGGCTGTATTTACCCGTCGGCAGATAAATATTGAAAGCCTGAATGTATCCGCGTCGTCAATTAAAGGCGTACATAAATATACAATTACGGCTTGGACTGATAAGGATACGATAGAGAAGGTGGTGAAGCAGATAGAGAAGAAGATTGACGTTATCCAGGCGCACTACTTTACGGAAGATGAGATTTACTTCCATGAGATTGCTTTGTATAAGGTATCTACTCCTGAGTTTCAGGAGACACCGGAAGCGTCTAAGGTGATACGCAGATATAACGCCCGCGTGGTAGAAGTGAATCCCGTATTCTCTATTGTCGAGAAGAACGGCATGAGTGAAGAGATTACTTCGCTTTATGGTGAACTGAAGTCCTTGAATTGTGTTCTGCAATTTGTCCGTTCGGGACGCGTAGCTATCACTACCAGTTGCTTCGAACGGGTGAACGAGTTTCTTGACGGACGGGAAGCCGGCTATAACCAAAGTAAAAAACAACAGGAATAA
- the ilvC gene encoding ketol-acid reductoisomerase — protein MAQLNFGGTTETVVIRDEFPLEKAREVLKNETIAVIGYGVQGPGQALNLRDNGFNVIVGQREGKTYEKAVADGWVPGETLFGIEEACEKGTIVMCLLSDAAVMSVWPTIKPYLTAGKALYFSHGFAITWNDRTGVVPPTDIDVIMVAPKGSGTSLRTMFLEGRGLNSSYAIYQDATGKAYEKTIALGIGIGSGYLFETTFQREATSDLTGERGSLMGAIQGLLLAQYEVLRENGHSPSEAFNETVEELTQSLMPLFAKNGMDWMYANCSTTAQRGALDWMGPFHDAIKPVVEKLYHSVKTGNEAQISIDSNSKPDYREKLEVELKELRESEMWQTAVTVRKLRPENN, from the coding sequence ATGGCACAGTTGAATTTTGGCGGAACTACTGAAACAGTAGTAATCCGTGACGAATTTCCATTAGAAAAAGCTCGTGAAGTATTGAAGAATGAAACCATTGCTGTAATCGGTTATGGCGTGCAGGGCCCGGGACAGGCACTGAACTTGCGTGATAACGGTTTCAATGTAATCGTTGGACAGCGTGAAGGAAAAACATACGAAAAGGCAGTGGCAGACGGATGGGTTCCGGGTGAAACGTTGTTCGGAATCGAAGAAGCTTGCGAGAAAGGTACTATCGTAATGTGCCTGTTGTCTGACGCGGCAGTAATGTCTGTATGGCCTACTATCAAGCCTTACCTGACTGCCGGAAAAGCTCTTTATTTCTCTCACGGCTTTGCTATCACCTGGAACGACCGTACAGGCGTAGTTCCCCCTACTGATATCGACGTTATCATGGTTGCCCCTAAAGGCTCGGGTACTTCTTTGCGTACCATGTTCCTCGAAGGCCGTGGCTTGAACTCTTCTTACGCTATCTATCAGGATGCAACGGGTAAGGCTTATGAAAAGACAATCGCATTGGGTATCGGTATCGGTTCTGGTTATCTGTTCGAAACCACTTTCCAACGTGAAGCTACTTCCGACCTGACAGGCGAACGCGGTTCATTGATGGGAGCTATCCAAGGTTTGCTGCTGGCACAATACGAAGTATTGCGTGAAAACGGTCACTCTCCTTCCGAAGCGTTCAATGAAACTGTAGAAGAACTGACTCAGTCACTGATGCCGCTTTTCGCAAAGAATGGTATGGACTGGATGTACGCAAACTGCTCTACTACTGCCCAACGCGGTGCTCTCGACTGGATGGGTCCTTTCCACGATGCTATCAAGCCGGTAGTTGAGAAGTTGTACCACAGCGTTAAGACTGGTAACGAAGCCCAGATTTCTATTGACTCCAACTCCAAACCGGATTATCGTGAGAAACTGGAAGTGGAACTGAAAGAACTTCGCGAAAGCGAAATGTGGCAGACTGCTGTGACAGTACGCAAACTGCGTCCTGAAAATAATTAA
- a CDS encoding AAA domain-containing protein, whose translation MKYFFDPGRRIITFAAIMNNNPKSPTADLQQQQLLLRMEYEYEKEEFKRQTEMMGVAQKVKRGLCWHPVSPGRSYYNSLNQLVIDITRTENKEIEHSFEFGRPVCFFHQSLEGKMKYMNFIATVSYADEERMVVVLPGAGALAELQTPNILLGVQLYFDETSYRAMFEALEDVIRAKGNRLAELRDTLLGTQKPGFRELYPVRFPWLNNTQETAVNKVLCTRDVSIVHGPPGTGKTTTLVEAIYETLHREPQVLVCAQSNTAVDWICEKLVDRGVAVLRIGNPTRVNDKMLSSTYERRFESHPAYPELWGIRKSIREMNGRMRRGSYTEREGMRNRMSRLRDRATELEILINADLFDSARVIASTLVSSNHRLLNGRRFSTLFIDEAAQALEAACWIAIRKADRVILAGDHCQLPPTIKCIEAARGGLERTLMEKIVQQKPAAVSLLKVQYRMHEAIMQFPSDWFYHGELEAAPEVRYRGILDFDTPMNWIDTSEMDFHEEFVGESFGRINKEEANLLLQELEAYINRIGKERILEEKIDFGLISPYKAQVQYLRSKIKGSSFLRPFRSLITVNTIDGFQGQERDVIFISLVRANEDGQIGFLNDLRRMNVAITRARMKLVILGDAATLTRHPFYKRLMSFIKKQFIIG comes from the coding sequence ATGAAATATTTTTTCGACCCGGGGAGAAGAATTATTACCTTTGCAGCTATTATGAATAATAATCCGAAAAGTCCGACAGCCGACCTTCAGCAACAACAGCTCCTTCTACGGATGGAGTACGAATATGAAAAAGAGGAGTTCAAACGGCAGACCGAAATGATGGGTGTTGCCCAGAAAGTAAAACGCGGTCTGTGCTGGCATCCCGTCTCGCCCGGTCGAAGTTACTACAATTCCCTAAATCAGCTTGTAATAGATATTACACGTACCGAAAATAAAGAAATAGAGCACTCTTTTGAGTTCGGACGCCCCGTCTGCTTTTTCCACCAGTCACTTGAGGGGAAGATGAAGTACATGAATTTCATCGCTACCGTCAGTTACGCAGATGAAGAGCGGATGGTGGTCGTATTGCCCGGAGCAGGAGCTTTGGCAGAGTTGCAAACTCCTAATATACTGCTTGGCGTACAGCTTTATTTTGATGAGACGTCTTATCGGGCTATGTTCGAAGCGTTGGAAGATGTAATCCGCGCCAAAGGAAACCGGTTGGCAGAACTGCGCGACACATTACTCGGAACGCAAAAGCCCGGATTTCGTGAGCTATATCCGGTACGCTTCCCGTGGCTGAACAATACGCAGGAAACAGCCGTCAACAAGGTACTCTGCACGCGTGACGTCTCCATTGTACACGGCCCGCCAGGAACCGGAAAGACGACTACGCTTGTCGAAGCCATTTATGAAACGTTGCACCGGGAACCGCAGGTGCTTGTCTGCGCACAGAGCAATACCGCTGTCGACTGGATTTGTGAGAAACTGGTAGACCGGGGGGTAGCAGTGCTCCGTATCGGCAATCCGACACGGGTAAACGACAAAATGTTGTCTTCCACTTACGAACGGCGGTTTGAGAGCCATCCGGCCTATCCCGAATTATGGGGTATCCGTAAGTCTATCCGCGAAATGAATGGCCGGATGCGTCGGGGAAGCTACACCGAACGGGAAGGTATGCGCAACCGCATGAGCCGCCTGCGTGACCGTGCCACGGAACTGGAGATACTTATCAACGCCGACCTCTTTGACAGCGCCCGCGTGATTGCCTCTACATTGGTGAGCAGCAACCACCGCCTGCTCAACGGGCGACGGTTTTCTACCTTATTTATAGACGAAGCCGCCCAGGCACTCGAAGCCGCCTGCTGGATTGCCATCCGCAAGGCCGACCGGGTCATCCTCGCCGGTGACCATTGCCAGCTTCCGCCTACCATCAAATGTATAGAAGCCGCCCGTGGCGGACTGGAACGTACATTAATGGAAAAGATAGTCCAACAAAAGCCGGCTGCCGTCTCATTGCTGAAAGTGCAATACAGGATGCACGAAGCCATCATGCAATTCCCTTCCGACTGGTTCTACCACGGTGAACTGGAAGCCGCCCCCGAAGTGCGCTACCGGGGAATCCTTGATTTCGACACACCGATGAACTGGATAGATACCTCGGAAATGGATTTCCACGAAGAGTTCGTGGGCGAGAGTTTCGGACGCATCAACAAAGAGGAAGCAAACCTGCTCTTGCAGGAACTGGAAGCGTATATCAACCGAATCGGAAAGGAACGGATACTGGAAGAGAAGATTGATTTCGGACTGATTTCACCTTATAAGGCACAAGTACAATATTTGAGAAGCAAAATCAAAGGAAGCAGTTTCCTGCGCCCTTTCCGCAGCCTCATCACCGTGAATACGATAGACGGCTTCCAAGGACAGGAGCGGGATGTTATTTTCATCAGCCTTGTCCGCGCCAACGAGGACGGGCAGATAGGGTTTCTGAATGACCTGCGAAGAATGAACGTGGCTATCACCCGGGCACGGATGAAGCTCGTCATACTGGGAGATGCGGCCACCCTAACCAGGCATCCTTTCTACAAAAGGCTGATGTCGTTCATTAAAAAACAGTTTATTATCGGGTAA
- a CDS encoding aconitate hydratase: MVYDVTMLEAFYAAYKGKLEHVRAVLKRPLTLAEKILYAHLYDAADVKDYKRGEDYVNFRPDRVAMQDATAQMALLQFMNAGKDRSAVPSTVHCDHLIQAYKGAKEDIATARMTNEEVYDFLRDVSSRYGIGFWKPGAGIIHQVVLENYAFPGGMMVGTDSHTPNAGGLGMVAIGVGGADAVDVMTGMEWELKMPKIIGVRLTGKLNGWASPKDVILKLAGILTVKGGTNAIIEYFGPGTEFLSATGKATICNMGAEVGATTSLFPFDRRMATYLRATGRECVVDLAESVGADLRADEVVTDEPAKYYDRVIEIDLSELEPYINGPFTPDAATPISEFAEKVLLNGYPRKMEVGLIGSCTNSSYQDLSRAASLAKQVAEKNLSVAAPLIVNPGSEQIRATAERDGMIGAFEQIGATIMANACGPCIGQWKRETDDPTRKNSIVTSFNRNFAKRADGNPNTYAFVASPELTMALTIAGDLCFNPLKDRLVNHDGEKVKLTEPVGDELPLRGFAQGNEGYIAPHGAKTEIKVKPDSQRLQLLTPFPAWDGQDLLNMPLLIKAQGKCTTDHISMAGPWLRFRGHLENISDNMLMGAVNAFNGETNKVWNRSTNTYGTVSGTAKMYKSQGIPSIVVAEENYGEGSSREHAAMEPRFLNVRVILAKSFARIHETNLKKQGMLALTFVDKADYDKIREHDVLSVLGLVHFAPGRNLTVVLHHDDGTKESFEVQHTYNEQQIAWFRAGSALNAR; encoded by the coding sequence ATGGTATATGATGTGACTATGTTAGAAGCCTTCTATGCTGCTTATAAAGGAAAGCTGGAACACGTGCGGGCTGTATTGAAACGTCCTTTGACGTTAGCCGAGAAAATCTTGTATGCTCATCTTTATGATGCGGCTGATGTGAAAGACTACAAACGGGGAGAGGATTATGTGAATTTCCGTCCCGACCGAGTGGCTATGCAGGACGCTACCGCCCAGATGGCTCTGCTCCAATTCATGAATGCGGGTAAAGACCGGTCAGCCGTACCTTCAACGGTGCATTGCGACCACTTGATACAAGCCTATAAAGGAGCGAAGGAAGACATCGCCACGGCAAGAATGACCAACGAAGAAGTGTACGACTTCCTTCGCGACGTCTCTTCCCGCTACGGTATTGGCTTTTGGAAACCGGGAGCCGGCATTATCCACCAGGTAGTACTCGAAAATTATGCATTCCCTGGCGGAATGATGGTGGGAACGGACTCTCACACCCCCAACGCGGGTGGTCTGGGCATGGTGGCTATCGGCGTCGGCGGTGCGGATGCCGTGGACGTGATGACAGGCATGGAATGGGAACTGAAAATGCCAAAAATTATCGGTGTCCGTCTGACCGGAAAACTGAACGGCTGGGCATCTCCGAAAGATGTCATTCTGAAACTCGCCGGCATTCTCACCGTGAAAGGTGGAACGAATGCTATCATCGAATACTTCGGTCCCGGCACCGAATTTCTTTCCGCCACCGGAAAGGCAACCATCTGTAATATGGGTGCCGAGGTAGGGGCTACCACCTCGCTTTTCCCGTTCGACAGGCGCATGGCTACCTATTTGAGGGCTACCGGAAGGGAATGTGTGGTCGACTTGGCAGAATCCGTTGGCGCTGACCTTCGGGCGGACGAAGTCGTGACGGATGAGCCTGCGAAATATTACGACCGTGTCATCGAAATCGACTTGTCGGAACTCGAACCCTATATCAACGGTCCTTTCACACCGGACGCTGCCACGCCTATCTCCGAATTTGCGGAAAAAGTGTTGTTGAACGGTTATCCCCGTAAGATGGAAGTCGGACTCATTGGTTCGTGCACTAACTCTTCTTATCAGGATTTGAGCCGTGCCGCTTCCTTGGCCAAACAAGTAGCCGAAAAGAACTTGAGTGTAGCTGCCCCGCTGATTGTGAATCCGGGTTCGGAACAGATTCGCGCCACTGCCGAGAGGGATGGAATGATTGGTGCTTTTGAACAGATAGGCGCTACCATAATGGCGAACGCGTGCGGTCCGTGCATCGGTCAGTGGAAACGTGAGACGGACGACCCGACACGGAAGAACTCCATCGTTACCTCTTTCAACCGTAACTTTGCGAAACGTGCCGACGGTAACCCCAATACTTATGCTTTCGTCGCTTCTCCCGAACTGACTATGGCACTGACTATCGCGGGCGACCTGTGCTTCAATCCTTTGAAAGACAGACTTGTGAACCATGACGGCGAAAAGGTGAAACTGACGGAACCTGTCGGAGACGAACTTCCTTTGAGAGGCTTTGCGCAAGGAAACGAAGGTTACATCGCCCCACACGGAGCGAAAACGGAAATCAAGGTGAAACCGGACTCCCAACGTCTCCAGTTACTGACTCCTTTCCCGGCTTGGGATGGTCAAGACTTGCTGAATATGCCGCTGCTAATCAAAGCACAAGGCAAATGCACCACCGACCATATTTCCATGGCGGGGCCGTGGCTCCGCTTTCGCGGGCATTTGGAGAATATCTCCGACAATATGTTGATGGGAGCAGTCAATGCCTTTAACGGGGAAACGAACAAGGTTTGGAACCGTTCGACAAATACATACGGAACAGTCTCCGGCACAGCGAAAATGTACAAGTCCCAGGGAATTCCCTCTATCGTCGTTGCCGAAGAGAATTATGGTGAAGGTTCCAGTCGTGAGCACGCTGCTATGGAACCGCGTTTCCTGAATGTCCGTGTGATTCTCGCCAAAAGTTTCGCCCGCATTCATGAAACGAATTTGAAGAAACAAGGTATGCTTGCCCTGACATTTGTCGATAAGGCCGACTACGATAAGATTCGTGAGCATGATGTCCTTTCCGTACTCGGTCTGGTGCACTTTGCGCCGGGACGTAACCTGACTGTCGTCCTTCATCACGATGACGGGACGAAAGAGAGTTTTGAAGTGCAACACACATATAACGAACAGCAGATTGCCTGGTTCCGTGCCGGTTCTGCCTTAAACGCAAGATAA
- a CDS encoding acyl-[acyl-carrier-protein] thioesterase, which translates to MSESNKIGTYKFIAEPFHVDFNGRLTMGVLGNHLLNCAGFHASDRGFGIATLNEDNYTWVLSRLAVELDEMPYQYEDFSVQTWVENVYRLFTDRNFAVIDKDGKKIGYARSVWAMINLNTRKPADLLTLHGGSIVDYVCDEPCPIDKPSRIKVTSDKPLATLTAKYSDIDINGHVNSIRYIEHILDLFPIELYKTKRIRRFEMAYVAESYFGDELSFFCDEANENEFHVEVKKNGGEVVCRSKAVFE; encoded by the coding sequence ATGAGTGAATCAAATAAAATAGGAACTTATAAGTTTATTGCGGAACCGTTTCACGTTGATTTCAACGGACGACTGACAATGGGTGTGCTGGGCAACCATCTGCTGAATTGCGCAGGTTTTCACGCCAGCGACCGTGGCTTCGGCATCGCGACATTGAACGAGGACAATTATACCTGGGTACTTTCCCGACTGGCTGTTGAACTGGACGAAATGCCTTACCAATATGAGGACTTCTCCGTTCAGACATGGGTGGAGAATGTGTATCGCCTCTTCACCGACCGTAACTTTGCCGTTATCGACAAAGATGGTAAGAAGATAGGTTACGCCCGTTCGGTATGGGCTATGATAAACCTGAATACCCGTAAGCCTGCCGACTTGTTGACACTGCACGGCGGAAGTATCGTAGACTATGTGTGCGATGAGCCCTGTCCGATAGACAAGCCCTCGCGCATCAAGGTGACAAGCGACAAGCCGCTGGCTACGCTGACGGCCAAATACAGCGACATCGACATCAACGGTCATGTGAACAGTATCCGCTATATAGAGCATATCCTCGATTTGTTTCCGATAGAATTGTATAAGACCAAACGTATCCGCCGTTTTGAAATGGCATATGTGGCGGAAAGTTATTTCGGGGATGAACTCTCGTTTTTCTGTGACGAAGCTAATGAGAACGAGTTTCATGTCGAAGTGAAGAAGAATGGCGGCGAGGTAGTCTGTCGCTCGAAAGCAGTATTTGAGTAA
- the icd gene encoding NADP-dependent isocitrate dehydrogenase, with product MSKITMKAVGTLLVPNIPTVPYITGDGVGAEVTPSMQAVVDAAVRKAYGGKRRIEWKEVLAGERAFNETGSWLPDETMETFQEYLVGIKGPLTTPVGGGIRSLNVALRQTLDLYVCLRPVRWYQGVQSPVKSPEKVNMCVFRENTEDIYAGIEWEAGTPEAEKFYQFLKDEMGVTKVRFPETSSFGVKPVSREGTERLVRAACQYALNHHLPSVTLVHKGNIMKFTEGGFKKWGYELAQREFADALADGRLVIKDCIADAFLQNTLLIPEEYSVIATLNLNGDYVSDQLAAMVGGIGIAPGANINYRTGHAIFEATHGTAPNIAGKNVVNPCSIILSAVMMLEYFNWKEAAALIEKALEQSFLDARATHDLARFMPNGTSLSTSAFTREIVERIEK from the coding sequence ATGAGCAAAATAACAATGAAAGCAGTTGGTACGCTGCTGGTGCCCAATATACCTACCGTACCTTATATCACCGGAGACGGAGTGGGAGCCGAGGTAACTCCTTCCATGCAGGCTGTTGTAGATGCGGCCGTTCGGAAAGCCTATGGTGGCAAACGCCGCATTGAATGGAAAGAAGTGCTGGCAGGCGAACGAGCCTTCAACGAGACAGGTTCGTGGTTGCCGGACGAAACAATGGAAACCTTTCAGGAATACCTGGTAGGAATCAAAGGTCCGTTGACAACTCCCGTCGGGGGCGGTATCCGTTCGCTGAATGTAGCCTTGCGCCAGACGCTCGACTTATATGTATGCCTTCGTCCCGTCCGTTGGTATCAGGGAGTACAGTCGCCTGTCAAATCACCGGAGAAAGTGAATATGTGTGTGTTCCGTGAAAATACGGAAGATATTTATGCAGGTATCGAATGGGAAGCCGGAACTCCGGAAGCAGAAAAGTTCTATCAATTCCTGAAAGACGAAATGGGCGTGACAAAAGTCCGTTTCCCGGAAACCTCTTCTTTCGGTGTGAAACCTGTATCACGTGAGGGCACGGAGCGTCTTGTACGTGCTGCCTGCCAGTATGCGCTCAACCATCATTTGCCATCCGTAACGCTGGTGCATAAAGGGAATATCATGAAGTTTACCGAAGGTGGTTTCAAAAAATGGGGCTACGAACTGGCGCAACGTGAGTTTGCCGATGCTTTGGCAGATGGCAGACTGGTGATAAAAGATTGCATTGCGGATGCTTTCTTGCAAAATACACTCCTGATTCCCGAAGAATATTCCGTGATAGCCACCTTAAACCTCAACGGAGACTACGTTTCCGACCAACTGGCGGCCATGGTAGGCGGTATCGGCATCGCTCCGGGAGCAAATATCAACTACCGGACAGGTCATGCCATCTTTGAAGCGACTCATGGAACAGCCCCCAATATTGCGGGAAAAAATGTGGTGAACCCTTGCTCTATTATCCTTTCGGCAGTAATGATGCTCGAATATTTTAACTGGAAAGAAGCGGCTGCTCTGATAGAGAAAGCCTTGGAACAAAGCTTCCTGGATGCTCGCGCTACACACGATTTAGCCCGTTTTATGCCGAATGGAACCTCCCTCTCTACTTCCGCTTTCACTCGTGAGATCGTGGAAAGAATTGAAAAATAG
- the ilvB gene encoding biosynthetic-type acetolactate synthase large subunit, giving the protein MSKDLITGGEALMRALEHQGVSTIFGYPGGSIMPVFDALFDHQDTLNHILVRHEQGAAHAAQGYARVSGEVGVCLVTSGPGATNTITGIADAMIDSTPIVVIAGQVGTAFLGTDAFQEVDLVGITQPIAKWSYQIRRAEDVAWAVARAFYIARSGRPGPVVLDFAKNAQVEKTKYEPTKLDFIRSYVPVPDTDEDAVKAAAELINNAERPLVLVGQGVELGNAQGELRAFIEKADMPAGCTLLGLSALPTEHPLNKGMLGMHGNLGPNINTNKCDVLIAVGMRFDDRVTGNLATYAKQAKVIHFDIDPAEVNKNVKVDIAVLGDCKHTLASVTELLKKNTHTEWIDSFKEYEKVEEEKVIRSELHPATDSLSMGEVARAVSDATHHEAVLVTDVGQNQMISARYFKYTKERSIITSGGLGTMGFGLPAAIGATFGAPERTVCAFMGDGGLQMNIQELGTIMERKAPVKIICLNNNFLGNVRQWQAMFFNRRYSFTPMLNPDYMKIASAYDIPSKRVFTREELQEAIKEMLATDGPFLLEACVVGEGNVLPMTPPGGSVNQMLLEC; this is encoded by the coding sequence ATGAGTAAAGACTTAATAACAGGTGGAGAGGCGCTGATGCGTGCTTTGGAACATCAAGGAGTAAGCACCATCTTCGGATACCCCGGCGGTTCTATTATGCCGGTGTTCGATGCCTTATTCGACCATCAAGATACGTTGAATCACATCTTGGTTCGTCACGAACAGGGAGCTGCTCATGCGGCACAAGGTTATGCCCGTGTATCGGGTGAAGTAGGTGTTTGCCTGGTGACAAGTGGCCCCGGTGCTACGAACACGATAACCGGCATTGCGGACGCAATGATAGACAGTACGCCTATTGTGGTGATTGCCGGACAGGTAGGGACTGCTTTTCTCGGAACAGATGCTTTTCAGGAAGTCGATTTGGTAGGCATCACCCAACCAATCGCTAAATGGAGTTATCAGATTCGTAGGGCGGAAGATGTGGCTTGGGCAGTGGCGCGTGCGTTCTATATTGCCCGCAGCGGTCGTCCCGGCCCGGTAGTGCTGGACTTTGCCAAGAACGCGCAAGTGGAGAAAACGAAATACGAACCGACGAAGTTGGACTTTATCCGCAGTTACGTTCCTGTGCCCGATACGGATGAGGACGCAGTAAAAGCGGCTGCCGAACTGATTAATAATGCCGAACGTCCGCTTGTACTGGTGGGACAGGGCGTTGAACTGGGCAATGCGCAAGGCGAATTGCGTGCTTTCATAGAAAAGGCGGACATGCCTGCGGGCTGCACACTGCTTGGTCTTTCGGCTTTGCCGACGGAGCATCCGTTGAATAAGGGCATGCTGGGTATGCACGGCAACTTGGGACCGAATATCAATACCAATAAATGCGATGTCTTGATTGCTGTCGGCATGCGTTTTGACGACCGTGTGACTGGCAACCTCGCTACCTATGCCAAACAGGCAAAAGTAATCCACTTCGACATCGACCCTGCGGAAGTAAACAAGAACGTAAAAGTGGATATAGCTGTCTTGGGAGACTGCAAGCATACATTGGCTTCCGTAACGGAACTTCTGAAGAAGAATACTCATACTGAATGGATAGACAGTTTCAAGGAATATGAAAAAGTAGAAGAAGAGAAAGTAATCCGTTCCGAACTTCATCCCGCTACGGACTCTCTGAGTATGGGCGAAGTGGCACGTGCAGTAAGTGACGCAACCCATCACGAAGCTGTTCTGGTGACGGATGTAGGTCAAAACCAAATGATTTCCGCACGCTACTTTAAATATACGAAAGAACGTAGCATCATCACTTCCGGCGGACTCGGAACCATGGGCTTCGGTCTTCCTGCCGCTATCGGCGCAACTTTCGGCGCACCGGAACGTACCGTATGCGCATTTATGGGCGATGGCGGACTCCAGATGAATATCCAGGAGCTGGGAACCATCATGGAACGGAAAGCTCCGGTGAAAATTATCTGCCTGAACAACAACTTCCTCGGCAACGTACGCCAATGGCAAGCCATGTTTTTCAACCGCCGCTATTCATTTACACCGATGCTGAATCCGGACTATATGAAGATAGCTTCGGCCTATGATATTCCTTCCAAACGCGTCTTCACTCGTGAAGAACTGCAGGAAGCCATCAAGGAAATGCTCGCTACGGACGGCCCGTTCCTGCTCGAAGCCTGTGTGGTGGGAGAGGGCAATGTCTTACCGATGACTCCCCCGGGCGGTTCGGTAAATCAGATGTTGTTGGAGTGCTAG